A genomic stretch from Lathyrus oleraceus cultivar Zhongwan6 chromosome 2, CAAS_Psat_ZW6_1.0, whole genome shotgun sequence includes:
- the LOC127123452 gene encoding uncharacterized protein LOC127123452, translated as CGYEEKPAASCINELETALSTYKSISADAPGQIIWSVAENYRFEPALIEGKKLIADIGKMMSVQVIVEGSMNSSNPYFSSSWRRSFTGGFILDMGVHFIAGLRMLVGCEVVSVSAMTSHVDLILPPPDNLSSVFHLENGCSGVFVMVVSSRSPKILWRVVGTNGTLQIERGFQGQHGYLVSLYDANGQCKSSFFPFSGVTEELKAFFNDVSENTLKKGSQFVPEHRLSFVEGARDVALLEAMLESGSRQGKQVQVKKF; from the exons TGTGGATATGAAGAGAAACCTGCAGCATCTT GTATAAATGAGCTGGAAACTGCATTATCTACGTACAAATCGATTTCTGCTGATGCTCCTGGCCAAATAATTTGGTCTGTGGCTGAAAATTATCGTTTTGAACCCGCCTTAATTGAG GGCAAGAAGCTAATTGCTGACATTGGCAAAATGATGAGTGTCCAAGTTATTGTAGAAGGATCAATGAACAGTTCAAACCCATACTTTTCAAGTTCTTGGAGACGCAGTTTTACT GGAGGCTTTATTCTCGATATGGGTGTGCATTTCATTGCGGGGTTAAGAATG CTTGTTGGGTGTGAGGTAGTTTCAGTTTCAGCTATGACATCGCATGTGGATTTGATCTTACCACCACCAGATAATTTATCATCTGTCTT TCATTTGGAGAATGGATGCTCAGGAGTATTTGTAATGGTTGTCTCCTCCAGATCCCCCAAG ATCTTGTGGCGAGTTGTTGGCACGAATGGAACCCTTCAAATTGAGCGAGGATTCCAAGGACAACACGGATACCTG GTTTCATTATATGATGCTAATGGACAATGCAAAAGCTCATTTTTCCCATTCAGTGGAGTAACTGAAGAATTAAAAGCTTTTTTTAATGATGTTTCTGAAAACACCCTCAAG AAGGGTAGTCAGTTTGTACCCGAGCACCGCCTCTCTTTTGTCGAGGGTGCGAGAGACGTTGCTCTTTTAGAGGCAATGCTTGAATCTGGATCAAGGCAGGGCAAGCAAGTTCAAGTGAAAAAGTTTTGA